The region GTAGATGGCCGGTCATGACTGATACGCCTGAACCTGTAAAGCCGATCCATCTGGGGCAGAGCAGCGCGCTGCCTGCGTCGCCCGAAGATGCGGTGCTCGACTATGTGCCCAATCCGCGTCCGGGAAAGCCCTATCTGGTGCGCTTTACCGCGCCGGAATTTACCTCGCTCTGCCCGGTGACCGGGCAGCCGGACTTCGCCCATCTGGTGATCGACTATGCGCCCGCCGCCACGATCGTCGAATCGAAGTCGTTGAAGCTGTTCCTGGGGGCGTTCCGCAACCATGCGGCGTTCCATGAAGATTGCACGGTAGGCATCGGCGAGCGGCTGTTTGCCGAGATGCAGCCGCTGTGGCTGCGGATCGGTGGTTACTGGTATCCGCGCGGGGGCATTCCGATCGACGTGTTCTGGCAAT is a window of Sphingobium sp. MI1205 DNA encoding:
- the queF gene encoding preQ(1) synthase, giving the protein MTDTPEPVKPIHLGQSSALPASPEDAVLDYVPNPRPGKPYLVRFTAPEFTSLCPVTGQPDFAHLVIDYAPAATIVESKSLKLFLGAFRNHAAFHEDCTVGIGERLFAEMQPLWLRIGGYWYPRGGIPIDVFWQSGEPPAGLWLPAQDVPGYRGRG